The DNA segment aggaactggacacagttgaGAGCTCAGGGTTCAGAGGAGGAGGACAGTTTCAGGGAAAGGAAGTACGTGGAAGAGGCAGCTGGTCAGATCATCTCAAAGTGAATGACAAAGAAGCTCCACAAACTCCCCACAAGATGGGGGCAACAGAAAAGGAGAACAGTTTGAAAGGAAAGGGCCAGGACCTTCAAAAGTTTTGACAGACTGTGTTTACCGagctggagttgattaatttCAGTAGACACAGACTCAAATGGACATGGTTCAAACATCAATTTAAAAAAGAATTCTGAATCAAACTGATTGGATAAATATTGAGGTAGCTCCATGGCAAGTAAAACCAGATTTTTGGCCGAGAGGTAAGTACACAGTGAAATCCAAGCACAGTCGTTATTCATGGACCCGTTGATGACTCAGCAGATTGGATTTCACAGCAAATCTCTTtccacagtcagagcaggcaaacggcctctctccagtgtgaactcgctggtgtacaGTGAGTTGGGATGACCACTTgaacccagtcccacagtgagagcacctgaatggtctctcgtcagtgtgaacacgttgatgggacATCAAGCTCCCGGAGCTTTTATagcacttcccacagtctgggCATTGAAAAGGTCTCTCCtctgtgtgaacttgctggtgtttCAGTAGGTTGGATttctgagtgaatcccttcccacactcagtgcaggtgaacggtctctccccagtgtgaatccgCTGGTGATCAATGAGGTCAGATGATCGCCTAAACCCAGTATCGCAACGAGAGCACCTGAAAGgtctctcatcagtgtgaacacgCTGATGGGACATCAGGTCCCCAGAACTTCTGTAATGTTTCCCACAGTCTGGGCATTTAAAAGGTCTTTCCTCACTATGAATATGTTGATGGGACATCAGTTCCTTGGAGCTTTTATAgcacttcccacaatctaaaCATCTGAAAGGTCTCTCATTAATGTGAACATGCTGGTGTGTCAGCAGATTGCATGACTGagtgaatctcttcccacacaAAAAGCAGCTGAACGGCCTGTTGttggtgtgaactcgctggtgtgacGTGAGGTTCGATGAatcagtgaatcccttcccacagacAGAGCaggtgaagggcctctccccagtgtgaagccGCTGATGTGTCATAAGGTGAGATGACCGAGAGAACCCCTTCCCACACTCCATGCAGGTGAACGGggtctccccagtgtgaactcgctggtgtgtaGCAAGTTGGGATGACCACCTGAATCCAGCCCTACATTGAGAGCAACTGAAGGgtctctcatcagtgtgaacacgttgatgggacACCAGATCCCTAGAGCTTTTAAAGCACTTGCTACAGTCTAagcatttaaaaggtctctcctctgtgtgaatttgctggtgcctcagcagagtGGATGATCGAgcgaatcctttcccacactgggAACagatgaacggcctctccccgctGTGACTGTATTCATGTTCTGCCAGGGCCAATGATCTGCTGAAACCTTGTCCGCATGTACAACATGTGTACAGTTTCTCCCCTCTGTGAATGGCGCTTTTTCTTTCCATGTTCAAAATCCAATGTTATTCAGGCTACAATGAATTGGATGACTCAGTCAGATCTCGAAGCGATGTTTGGTTTAAGTTTCCTCACTGCAAATCGTCCCCTTCAAACACCCTGTGAAACTGGTTGAAAACAGAATAAAGGAAGTGAGAGAGAACCCAGACAAAAATGAGATTATCTTCTACACCTCAAAGAATACactcccaacctactcaacctctcctcaaaaaacaaaaatcaccacCCCCCAACCACATCCAGGGTCAAACTAGTGAACATGCTCTGGACTGCCTCCgctgccagtatatctttctatTACAAGGGATGAAAACCattcacagtatttcaaatgtgatcTGACGACTGTCTTGTACCATTTTAGCAAGAATTCCTTACTTTTATACCTCATTCACTTTGCGATAAAGGCCAACAGACCATTTTCCTTCTCTGCTACTCACTGAGCTTGGTGCTAAATTTTTGTGTTTCAAGGACAAAGAGACCCAagtccctcactgctgtctgcagtgtttttccctatttaaataatattcacctcaCCTATTTCTCCTGCCAATATGTATAAACCTCATATTTTCCCTACACATTACATTCCAACTGCCAGGACTTTTGTCCACACACTTAACCTAACTATATCCTTCTGTTGACCCTTAATATCATCAACTTGCCTCACAATCTATTTTGAATCATTTGGcaacaaaagagaagtacagcacagatcaggcctttcgtcccctccaagccagtgccctaactaaactaaaaaaaaccttctgcccttacTTGGTTTGCcttcctctattccctccctattcatgtaaccatccagatgcccctTAAATGTCACCAACATGCCTGCTTTCagtacctcctctggcagtgcgtctcaggctcctaccactcttgGCGTGAAAGATTTCCCGAGCACATCTCCCTTAagttttccctctctcacctcaacctgtgcccccttgtaattgaaacttcaacactgggaaaaaaaagcctCTATCTACCCTAATTTTGGAGATCTttaccagatcccctctcagccgccatcttttcagtgaaaacattcctagtctttttaaccttccCTCACAGTCAATGCcttcaacatcctggtgaaccttgtctgcattttctccaaagctTGTAAGTCCTTCTGGTactgtggtgaccaaaactgcacacaatactccaaatgtggcctaacaagggttttatataactgcaacaGTACattccatagatgtgcaggttagatggattggccacgctacattgcccatagtgtccagaaatgtgtgCATtgccaatgggaaatgcagggttacaagaataTTGTAGAGGGGGGAAATAACTGcatgtgatgctcttcagagggtcggtgtggacccgatgggctgaatggtctgtttccacactgtagggattctatgatgatgataTTCACTTCCATTATCCATTAGTAAATGTTGTCAATAATTGTGACCTCAGTATTGATTCCTACTACCCAGCTGCTCTACTAACAATTTAACATCATTAGAATgccccatttatcccaactctctgtctttactagttagccaatcctccatccatgctaatacgTAACAACAACAGCAAGCATTCTTATCTTAAGTAGTCTCATGTACAATGCCTTAGAGTGGTTTTTGGAACTTCAAACATATTACATCTACAGGTTCCCCTTTGTATACCCTGCTCAGTACCACCTCAAAATTCTAATTGACAGGTCTGGaatgatttcccctttagaaagccatgctgactctgcttcattatattatgtatttctaaaggCTCTGTTATTCCAACATTGATAACTGATTCTTACATCTTCTAATTGACAGAGCAGATTGTGAAATTAAGTTGAATGTATCTGTTAGTTTGTGGTTCTGATACTTGGAAAAAAAACCTGCTGGGTTAGATTTTGGGTTTTCAAATCACTTTCTGACAGCCATAAGTCCCATTGTGGTCATCTTTGCTGAACATAGAAACCTTTCAGATAACTGCGCATGCTTTCATTTTCCTGGGCCCCAGGTTCTGGTGAAATTCCTCCAGAAACCTTTCAGCCCTCCCTCCCTTACTTTCCTATTTAAGATAACCCTTAAAAGTCTCCtttttgaccaagtttttggtcaCTTTCCCAAGTACCTCGTAATGTGGCTCAATGTCCAAACAAAATGACTGTCACCAAGACAGAAATCAGCATCCCCTCATCACTGTTAACTTCTTACTGAACAGCTTTGCTACAGGAACTGCAACAGGTCAAAAAAGTTAAACATCATCCAGATAACTGGGGCAGGTAACATAAGCTGCAGGTCTTTTTTATTGAAACCCAATTCcaaaaaaataaatttttaaaaataggtttaTGGAAAAGAGAAATATTTTTCCTATTTAGCAACCTGCAATCTGCTTTCCGAGGATGTCCCTCACTCGACAATTTCATATCCTACTAGAAACatcctgtggatgctgtaaatctgacaAAAGTAGTAAATACtgggaatactcagcaggtcaggcagcatctgtggagacagaaacagagtttacCTTTCAGGTTGTGCAGATGAATTACAGGGAATAAAACTGGGGCAGTATTTGAGGATCAATATTAGCTCAGAAGCAGAAGTGTTCTCCTGAGCTGGATAAATAATTCCTGACCATGGGAAGGTGAAGCTGGGAAATCAGCAGCAATGGTACAATCAATGGAAACAACAACAAAATACCAAACATAGTTCAAATAAATCCATTATTAGAGGCAGGAGGAAGTCAGACAACAGCAGAAAGATGATCGGGGAGGGCAGAGGTGAAACAGAGCAATAAGTGGCCATCGATTCCGATCCACAGTAAATAAGCCACACCAGCCCCAGTGCTTAGGAATTAGAGGATTCCACAAAAAGATCAAAACTGCTGACGAATGCTCAAAAACTCTCAACTCCCTACAATTTCAGTGTTTTCAAACATTCAGCTTGACCTGCAGCTGGAAAAATATCAGAAGCAGTGGAGTCAGAGAAAGAAAAGCTCTCAGCCTGCAAATTTTCTAAAATACCTGAgaaaggacatagagtcatagagatatacagcatggaaacagacccttaggtccaacgtgtccatgttgaccagatatcccaacccaatctcatcccacctgccagcacccggcccatatccctccaaacccttcctattcatccaaatgcctcttaaatgttgcaattgtaccagcctccaccaaatcctctggcagcttattccatacacgtaccaccctctgcatggaaaagttgccacttaggtctcttttatatcttttccctctcaccctaaacttatgccctctacttctggactccccaaccccagggaaaagactttgtctatttatcctatccatgccctcattattttgtaaacctctataaggtcacccctcagcctccaacactccagggaaaacagccccatcctgttcaacctctccctatagctcaaatcctccagccctggcaacatccttgtaaatattttctgaaccctttcaagtttcacaacatctttccgatatgaaggagaccagaattacatgcaatattccaacagtggcttaaccaatgtcctgtacagccgcaacatgacctcccaactcctgtactcaatactctgaccaataaaggaaagcatatcaaacgccttcttcactatcctatctatctgcgactccactttcaaggagctatgaacctgcactacaaggtctctttgctcaataacactccctaggacctgaccattaagtgtataagtcctgctaagatttgctttcccaaaacatgATAAAGTTGAAGTTAAAAACTCAGCAGAGTTCCAAGGGATAGGAAGGAAAGGGAAGTTGAAGGGTCAGAATCAGAGCAGCTATGATTTTGTTagatagcagagcaggctcagtaGCTCAAAAAGCCTAATTCCCCTATTTCTCACATTCCGAGGATTGTCCTGCATGCTCCCTTTAGGGCAGTGAGTGGCCATTATGCCAACCTATCTCCAGCTTCACTGGgcagaatgaaaataaaagcaatgGCTTGGCCGGAGGGAACCCTGAAGCTCCTCCCACTCGTGTCACTTCACCAGGATGCTCACACGTGTtccactctccactgaaccaagGTGGTGCCTGTTGACTGGGGACTTGTTCAGGATAATAACTGCTGCATCACCCTGAACATATGAGGAATTATGCCAACAACATTTTTAGGATTGACAGTTGAACTCTCAACATGTTTATGCAATGAAAAAGGTGGGTTTGCTCCGATGTGGAAAATTACTTAACTGATCCGTGAGACTGGAAAAGCATTGAGGGGCAGGATGGTGACTCAGTgcttggcactgctgtctcacagcaccagggacccgggtttgattccagccttgggcatcttgtgtgtggagtttgcacactctccccatatctgcttgagtttcctccgggtgttccagtttcctcccacaatccaaagatgtgcaggtcaggtgaattggccaagctaaattgcccatagtgatagttGCATTAGTCCAGGGTAAATATaaggtgtggactcattgggccaaatggcctgtttccatactgtagggaatctagtcgaagtagatttccttccatagtccaaaggcgtgcaggttaagttgattggccatgctaaattgccagggatgtgtccagggatatgtaggctaggttgattagccatgggaaatgtagggttacagggatagggaggtgagtctgggtggaatgctcttcagagtgttggtatggacttcatgggccaaatggcctgtttccacagggtagggattctctgattataTGACTCAAGTGACTGCGTACTAGTGTGTGGGAAGAGCTCTAACCCATTACACAGCTTGTGTGAGTGTACTCCAGTGAACTGACTGCAAAGAGCTTTCACCAGTCACAGAGcatgaaaagaaaatgcattcaCCATGGGGAAAACATATGCATGTCTGTGCAGATGAAGTCTAATTCAATGATCATCTACCCAGAAGAGTGAAAAGACATTATGGAGACACTGTGGAAATAACAGGACAATGGTAGGGATGGTGTAATCACATCATGGACAGATCACTCCTCTGCTCCATGTGCAAGAAGGATTCAGTCAGACATCCAGCTGCTCTAAGTTTACAGGGATTGGATTCTGATGGTATGGCTGCTTTTCATCACACCTTCGTATTGTACTTCCCCACAGTAAAACATTTGACATGATATTAACAAACAAAATTGCAGGGCCacataaacagaaattaaagCAGATGAATAAAAGCCTACTTAcaaaaagttaaatatttaagGATATCTCAGAGGGAGTGAAACAAGTAAAAGCAGAGTGCTTTAGGACACAACCAAGAGACTTCAGCACAGACTTAACAATGGAACAAAATAGGGTTGTGTGTCAAATTAGAAGGACAGATATTTTAGAGAGATGTAGGGTTGGATGAGTTCACAAAGGTAGGGAGGGCAAAGTACTATGTAGGAACTGAACACGTGGAGCCTCACCCTAatatttgaatgcgagcataagaggtacagttagtaagtttgcagatgacaccaaaattggaggtgtagtggacagtgaagaagattacctcagattacaacaggatcttgaccagatgagcccagatgagccaatgggaagtggcagatggagtttaattcagataaatgtgaggtgctgcattttgggaaagcaaatcttagcaggacttacacacttaatggtaaggtcctcgggaatgttgctgaacaaagagaccttggagtgcaggttcatagctccttgaaagtggagtcacaggtagatagcatagtgaaggaggcgtttggtcagagtattgagtacaggagttgggaggtaatgttgcggctgtacaggacattggtttggccactgttggaatattgcatacaattctggtctccttcctattggaaagatgttgtgaaacttgaaagggttcagaaaggatttataaggatgttgccagggttggaagatttgagctatagggagaggctgaacaggctggggctgttttccctggagcgtcggaggctgaggggtgaccttatagaggttgacaaaattatgagaggcatggatagggtaaataggcaaagtcttttccctggggtcagcgagtccagaagtagagggcataagtttagggtgagagggaaaagatataaaagtgacctatggggcaactttttcacacagagggtagtacgtgtatggaatgagctgccagaggaagtggtggagactggtacaatttcaacatttaagaggcatttggatggatatatgaataggaagggtttggagggaaaagggccaggtgctggcaggtgggacgagatatctggtcgggatggatgggttggactgaagggtgtgcttccatgctgtacatctctatgactctatgaattcaCCAATTGTAGTGAGTTGAAACCAAGTCCCACAGTGACAGCACCTGAACAGTCTGCCATTGACATAAATACATGTCTGGGGACATAAAGCCCCATCACTCATCACATTTCTCGCAGCTTGGGTTTTTACAAGGTCTTTCCAGTATGCACTCAGTGATGTGTCATCAGCTAGAATAATCGAGagaatcccttcccacattcaGAGCGGGTGTGAATTGAATCCCTTTTCTCAATCTCCAAATTGCAATAGTTTCTCCCCAGTATAACTGTATTTCCATGTTCAAAATTCTGTCCTTCAAGGTTGTGATTAATATCCGAAGGTGAAGTTACCCAACTGCACATCCTCCTCTCTCATAATCCAGGGAATTTGAAGTAACGGGGGAAGAGGGGGAGGGAGGAAGAAAGAGTGCGGGTGCGCTGGGGGAGGGAGGGTGAAAGAGAGTGCGGCATGCCAGACTGGGTTcttgagacagagaaagagagagaaaactagaaagagagaatgagacagagagcgagggacagagagagagcgagcgagagagagagagagagagagaaattgagaggagagcgagaaagagaaattgagaaagaaagaaagagaatgagaaagagacaAAGGCAGCTTGTACACTGGAGCTGAATTAATTTAGGAACATGTAGGGTGAGCACTGAACATGAAAGCTGCTGAATTGTCATAAGAATTTAACTGCATCACTGATGTCCTCTATGTAACGGAACCTACCACTCAGTGTAAAAAGCTCTAATTTCGATGAGAAAGGAGAAGGGAAGAGAAGTGCAAGAAACAAAGACCGGAGAGGGATTTCTTTACTACACCTTGACCAAACTTTTAACAGAACCTCCTAAACTCCCAACCACTACCACGTAGAAATCGCAGGGCAACAGATGAACGACAACACCATCCAAGTTCCTCCAAGTCTCAGTCAATCCTGACTCATCCGAGATCCAGGACTGAAttagcagaaatttcctccattcAACTGTCGGGAAGATAATAGCAGTGTCCCTAGACCTGGTCACAAATTCCACATCCACCCCATAGTTTCCAAGGAGAAGGTGAGTCTAACTCAGGCTGAATGTCATACTCTTCACAACCCTAGTAAAATATTTCACCCCATGATGTGTTTTCAACCAGAAGTCCTTATCGTCACCATCCTCATCATTTCCATCTCAGTAACATCACCCGACTCCATCCTCATCTCAGCTCATCTCTGATGGAACTTTCATTCATTCCTTTGCTACCTTTAAGCTTAGCCAAACATAACACACTCCCAGTCT comes from the Chiloscyllium plagiosum isolate BGI_BamShark_2017 chromosome 45, ASM401019v2, whole genome shotgun sequence genome and includes:
- the LOC122543907 gene encoding oocyte zinc finger protein XlCOF7.1-like, giving the protein MERKSAIHRGEKLYTCCTCGQGFSRSLALAEHEYSHSGERPFICSQCGKGFARSSTLLRHQQIHTEERPFKCLDCSKCFKSSRDLVSHQRVHTDERPFSCSQCRAGFRWSSQLATHQRVHTGETPFTCMECGKGFSRSSHLMTHQRLHTGERPFTCSVCGKGFTDSSNLTSHQRVHTNNRPFSCFLCGKRFTQSCNLLTHQHVHINERPFRCLDCGKCYKSSKELMSHQHIHSEERPFKCPDCGKHYRSSGDLMSHQRVHTDERPFRCSRCDTGFRRSSDLIDHQRIHTGERPFTCTECGKGFTQKSNLLKHQQVHTEERPFQCPDCGKCYKSSGSLMSHQRVHTDERPFRCSHCGTGFKWSSQLTVHQRVHTGERPFACSDCGKRFAVKSNLLSHQRVHE